The following coding sequences lie in one Periophthalmus magnuspinnatus isolate fPerMag1 chromosome 24, fPerMag1.2.pri, whole genome shotgun sequence genomic window:
- the LOC117392678 gene encoding B2 bradykinin receptor-like, which yields MEMDTCEVYTAAWLWVSSLVPSFLGLLTAVGLLGNLLVLLVFCLQRKPCSVADIYLGNLALADLILMTFLPFWALTIARGYQWDFGEFLCKVVNVSISMNYICSIFFLTLICLDRYMALVKPMSVSLFRRRSWAKRFCLGIWILGFIFTLPIMIFRTVRYVEEPGVEACILAYPDPKWRVYHNIARNVFFFVLPVLLMAYCTKHIVASLNDGGMVGPPSLRAEKKATYLVLAVLVVFLVCWGPHQLMRFLDTLDYFELTPWCLWGHILDIGIQLSTYLAYSNSAINPMLLVIVGRDFRKRAQDVCGRRMKNRSKDFLYYTVSYSSVNRINDAHRISVDKQCGIYTVS from the coding sequence atggagatggaCACATGTGAGGTCTACACTGCAGCCTGGCTGTGGGTGTCCTCACTGGTGCCCTCCTTCCTGGGCCTGCTGACGGCCGTGGGTCTGCTGGGGAACCTCCTGGTGCTCCTGGTCTTCTGCCTCCAGAGGAAGCCCTGCAGCGTGGCTGACATCTACCTGGGGAACCTGGCTCTGGCCGACCTCATTCTGATGACCTTCCTCCCCTTTTGGGCACTCACCATCGCCCGCGGGTACCAATGGGACTTTGGAGAATTCCTCTGCAAAGTGGTCAACGTCTCCATCTCCATGAACTACATCTGCAGCATCTTCTTCCTGACTTTGATCTGTCTCGACCGCTACATGGCCCTTGTCAAACCGATGAGCGTAAGTCTATTTCGAAGGCGTTCTTGGGCAAAACGTTTCTGCTTGGGCATCTGGATTCTAGGTTTCATTTTCACTCTACCCATTATGATATTCCGCACTGTAAGATACGTGGAAGAGCCCGGAGTTGAGGCGTGTATCCTGGCCTACCCTGACCCAAAGTGGAGGGTGTACCACAACATTGCCAGGAACGTCTTTTTCTTCGTACTTCCTGTGCTGTTGATGGCGTATTGCACTAAACACATTGTTGCTTCTCTGAACGATGGAGGGATGGTTGGTCCACCCAGTCTAAGAGCGGAGAAGAAAGCTACGTACCTGGTTCTGGCAGTGTTGGTGGTCTTCTTGGTCTGTTGGGGTCCACACCAGCTCATGCGCTTCCTGGACACTCTGGATTACTTCGAATTGACGCCTTGGTGTCTTTGGGGTCATATTTTGGACATAGGTATTCAGTTGTCGACGTATCTGGCGTACAGTAACAGTGCAATTAACCCCATGCTCTTAGTGATAGTGGGGAGAGACTTCAGGAAGAGGGCCCAAGATGTGTGTGGGAGAAGGATGAAGAACAGATCTAAAGACTTTCTGTATTATACAGTGAGTTACTCCTCTGTGAACAGGATCAATGATGCACATCGCATCAGCGTGGACAAGCAGTGTGGAATCTACACTGTTTCATAG